A single Anopheles maculipalpis chromosome 3RL, idAnoMacuDA_375_x, whole genome shotgun sequence DNA region contains:
- the LOC126560427 gene encoding uncharacterized protein LOC126560427, with amino-acid sequence MVLKVLWTSQQNALLLSSVISEPFKIKHSSLAEQIVHQKEKMESILLALIILTGFYIIPICSGHLPYFNSQVSPSRVVSKQNYWYTYGSRSSAYHQKDNLAKWHQFPSKQADPLPWWNKISSPQYNALREPSSALGQTTKFSPPLPHQNRDQNRKVDDSSDISTLIYQLQQKLLQIEKQLGENGTATKNEPQKDPIDVTLNPNSTPKPIESSDNDPFWVQLDVVNKQQDPERLIKTIKILLENLKESTTPPAGDVSEENVYNLIDIRSNFLSR; translated from the exons ATGGTCCTCAAGGTCTTGTGGACATCCCAACA AAATGCGCTACTGCTGTCATCAGTTATTAGCGAACctttcaaaatcaaacactCCTCATTAGCTGAGCAAATTGTTCATCAAAAGGAGAAGATGGAAAGCATCCTTCTTGCCCTCATTATTTTAACCGGGTTTTACATTATTCCCATCTGTTCAG GACATCTTCCCTACTTCAACAGCCAAGTATCGCCATCTAGGGTTGtttccaaacaaaactacTGGTATACATACGGTTCTCGTTCTTCGGCTTACCACCAAAAAGATAACCTTGCAAAATGGCACCAGTTTCCCTCTAAGCAAGCTGATCCACTTCCTTGGTGGAATAAAATTTCTTCCCCCCAATACAACGCCCTAAGGGAACCTTCTTCCGCCCTGGGACAGACTACGAAATTTTCACCTCCACTGCCACATCAAAATCGTGATCAAAATCGTAAAGTGGACGATTCATCAGATATTTCGACCCTAATATATCAGTTACAGCAAAAGCTACTCCAAATTGAGAAACAACTAGGTGAGAATGGTACTGCAACGAAAAATGAACCCCAAAAAGATCCGATTGATGTAACGCTGAACCCCAACTCAACTCCAAAACCAATAGAATCATCAGACAACGATCCATTTTGGGTACAACTGGATGTAGTTAACAAGCAGCAAGATCCGGAACGTCTTATTAAAACTATCAAGATTTTGTTGGAGAATTTAAAAGAATCTACAACGCCACCCGCCGGTGACGTTTCCGAGGAGAATGTGTACAATTTAATTGACATTCGCAGTAACTTTCTTAGCCGATAG
- the LOC126564779 gene encoding WD repeat and FYVE domain-containing protein 2 codes for MAAEIKPAPRSANDRFCTTKKPELLSKLEGSNDDVNAAVLIPGEDGVISVCDGKTIRVWQKRDSGQYWPSICQYMPSGCTSLCYTPETRTLFIGQENGTISQFTLSDDCNRLTPIREYLAHQARITSVTFAKHTGWILSAGKDKFFAYHSTETGERIGCYTFEAMCTAMQYDALSKYVFVGDYSGQITMLKLSGTGATMVTTMKGHSGSVRSLYWAEGPQLLFSGSQDQSVIVWDVGGKRGTTYELHGHNNKVSSLSYASNTQQLISAGEDSVIVFWEMNAMRKVTPDWVESDTCQLCTRAFFWNLRAMIDQKQIGIRQHHCRYCGKAVCDKCSTNRINIPIMGFEFDVRVCDQCHQRLKSEERPSLATFHDAKHSIVAMDLDEPRKRLLTVGQDRIIKIWDLSSIWG; via the exons atGGCGGCGGAAATAAAGCCagcaccgaggagtgcaaatgACCGATTTTGCACAACGAAAAAGCCGGAATTACTCAGCAAACTAGAGGGCAGTAACGATGACGTGAATGCGGCCGTACTGATTCCGGGCGAGGACGGTGTTATCAGTGTTTGTGATGGCAA AACGATACGGGTATGGCAGAAGCGCGATTCGGGCCAGTACTGGCCATCGATCTGTCAGTACATGCCATCGGGATGTACGTCCCTGTGCTACACGCCCGAAACGCGAACACTCTTCATCGGCCAGGAGAATGGAACAATATCGCAGTTTACCCTGTCAGACGACTGCAACCGGCTTACACCGATCCGGGAGTATCTGGCGCACCAGGCGCGCATTACCAGTGTCACGTTCGCGAAACACACCGGATGGATCCTGTCGGCCGGGAAGGATAAATTTTTCGCCTACCATAGTACCGAAACGGGCGAACGAATCGGTTGCTATACGTTCGAAGCGATGTGTACTGCGATGCA GTATGACGCCTTATCAAAGTATGTGTTTGTTGGAGATTACAGTGGACAAATAACGATGCTCAAGCTGAGCGGTACCGGTGCCACGATGGTAACAACGATGAAGGGCCATTCCGGCTCGGTACGCTCGCTGTACTGGGCGGAAGGGCCTCAGCTGTTGTTCAGTGGATCGCAGGATCAGTCCGTCATCGTGTGGGATGTCGGTGGCAAGCGTGGAACTACCTACGAGCTACACGGACACAA CAACAAGGTGTCCTCGCTGTCGTACGCATCGAACACGCAGCAGCTGATATCGGCCGGCGAAGATTCGGTAATTGTGTTTTGGGAAATGAACGCCATGCGCAAGGTAACGCCCGACTGGGTCGAGTCGGACACGTGTCAGCTGTGTACGCGAGCCTTCTTCTGGAATTTGCGGGCCATGATCGATCAGAAGCAGATCGGCATTCGGCAGCATCACTGTCGCTATTGTGGCAAGGCGGTGTGCGACAAGTGTTCGACCAATCGCATCAACATACCGATCATGGGATTCGAGTTTGATGTGCGTGTCTGCGACCAGTGTCATCAGCGGTTGAAGAGCGAAGA ACGGCCCTCGTTGGCAACGTTCCACGATGCCAAACACAGTATCGTAGCGATGGATTTGGACGAACCAAGGAAAAGATTGCTAACCGTTGGGCAGGATCGTATCATCAAGATCTGGGATCTATCCTCTATCTGGGGTTAG
- the LOC126565571 gene encoding uncharacterized protein LOC126565571, with protein sequence MKILCATIVLLGFCATLNNAGMYHYNKQPEGPPPSHPQYLPNYDVPSYQDYETVKHHSWGNQPWKPITNFPWPGPEHGHELHYPPHYHHGPTVPCKHKVHTTKHFTTTTTTHKPTTTTTTTTHRPVETKKPHLLLEKLGNTHKQTTY encoded by the exons ATGAAGATCCTGTGCGCCACGATCGTTTTGTTAGGCTTCTGTGCGACGCTCAACAATGCTG GAATGTATCACTACAACAAGCAACCTGAAGGACCACCACCATCCCATCCACAATATCTGCCTAATTATGATGTCCCTTCGTACCAGGATTACGAAACGGTCAAGCACCACTCCTGGGGAAATCAACCTTGGAAACCAATCACCAATTTCCCATGGCCCGGACCGGAACATGGACACGAGCTGCACTATCCGCCACATTATCACCACGGACCAACTGTGCCATGCAAGCACAAGGTGCACACCACGAAGCATTTCACAACAACCACGACGACACACAAGCctaccacgacgacgacgaccacaaCGCATCGTCCGGTTGAAACCAAGAAGCCGCATCTGCTGCTTGAGAAGTTGGGCAACACCCATAAGCAAACCACATACTGA